The following coding sequences are from one Desulfosporosinus orientis DSM 765 window:
- a CDS encoding amidohydrolase, whose product MSKILIRAMVLPMTGGDEFFPQGELCIEDDVIVSVGKSGSAPAGFTPDRILELPNDVVMPGLINTHTHAAMTLLRGYADDLPLMPWLNEKVWPFEDKLTDEDIYWGTSLALCEMIRSGTTTMLDMYASMDRVAEAVLQAGTRAVLSRGLIGNGPNGDRALQESIELVRHYQGAGNGRVSVMFGPHAPYTCSGDYLRKVKAEADRFNAGIHIHVAETQDEIKILQEQYGKTPVQWLEDLGLFGGHVVAAHCVHLTPEDMEILARKHVCVAHNPESNMKLNSGTAPVTELRAKGVIVGLGTDGASSNNNLDMFGEMRTAAFLQKLYVNSTALPAYEVLEMATIGGAQTLGLENVGMLAPGFKADLISIDMDQPHFYPRFSIPAHLVYAAHAGDVRTMMVDGKFLMEERKLMSMDEEKVCQEAERRAKRIAGELAVK is encoded by the coding sequence ATGTCTAAAATTTTAATTCGGGCTATGGTTTTGCCCATGACCGGAGGGGATGAGTTTTTCCCTCAAGGGGAACTATGTATAGAGGATGACGTTATTGTATCGGTGGGTAAGTCAGGTTCGGCACCGGCAGGGTTTACGCCGGATCGCATTTTGGAATTGCCCAATGATGTGGTCATGCCCGGCTTAATCAATACTCATACCCATGCAGCTATGACGCTGCTGAGGGGTTATGCCGATGATCTGCCTTTAATGCCCTGGCTGAATGAGAAAGTATGGCCCTTCGAAGATAAATTGACGGATGAGGATATCTATTGGGGAACATCCCTGGCCCTTTGCGAAATGATTCGCTCTGGAACCACGACCATGCTGGATATGTATGCTTCAATGGACCGAGTAGCCGAAGCGGTCCTTCAAGCCGGGACTCGGGCCGTTCTTTCCCGGGGGCTTATTGGCAACGGACCTAACGGAGACCGGGCTTTGCAGGAAAGTATCGAGTTGGTCCGTCACTATCAGGGTGCCGGAAATGGACGGGTGAGTGTTATGTTTGGCCCTCATGCTCCTTACACCTGTTCCGGGGATTACCTGCGCAAGGTTAAAGCTGAGGCTGACCGGTTTAATGCAGGAATTCATATCCACGTTGCTGAAACCCAAGATGAGATTAAGATTCTCCAAGAACAATACGGGAAAACCCCTGTGCAATGGCTGGAGGACCTGGGGCTTTTTGGAGGACATGTTGTGGCAGCTCATTGTGTACACTTAACCCCTGAGGATATGGAGATTTTGGCTCGCAAGCATGTCTGCGTTGCCCATAATCCTGAGAGCAATATGAAATTAAACAGCGGCACGGCTCCGGTTACAGAATTGCGGGCCAAAGGAGTTATTGTCGGACTTGGTACCGACGGCGCATCAAGCAACAACAACCTGGATATGTTTGGGGAAATGCGAACAGCGGCTTTCCTGCAAAAGCTCTATGTGAATTCTACGGCTCTCCCTGCCTATGAAGTACTGGAAATGGCGACTATCGGCGGGGCGCAAACCCTGGGTCTGGAAAACGTCGGGATGCTGGCCCCGGGTTTTAAAGCAGACTTAATTAGCATTGATATGGACCAGCCTCATTTCTATCCCCGCTTTTCTATTCCGGCTCACTTGGTCTATGCCGCCCATGCAGGGGATGTGCGCACCATGATGGTGGATGGGAAATTCCTGATGGAAGAAAGAAAGCTCATGTCCATGGACGAAGAAAAGGTCTGCCAGGAAGCAGAAAGAAGAGCAAAACGAATAGCGGGAGAGCTGGCCGTTAAGTAA
- a CDS encoding putative DNA-binding protein yields the protein MEKLAQRALLVDFYGPLLTEKQRNVWDLHYQQDLSLTEIAEVENISRQAIHDLLKRTERILSEYEDKLGLVERFWTERKKLMDVQTMLQGLSKADFSNPEVYKRYQSISVMIQDVFANIWEL from the coding sequence ATGGAAAAACTTGCCCAAAGAGCTCTCTTAGTCGATTTTTATGGCCCGCTTCTGACAGAGAAGCAGAGAAATGTTTGGGATCTTCATTATCAGCAGGATCTTTCCTTAACGGAAATTGCTGAGGTGGAGAATATTAGTCGTCAGGCTATTCATGATTTGCTTAAACGTACAGAGAGAATCCTCTCTGAATATGAGGATAAATTAGGACTTGTTGAGAGGTTTTGGACAGAACGCAAGAAGCTGATGGACGTGCAAACCATGCTGCAAGGATTAAGTAAAGCCGATTTTTCTAATCCTGAGGTTTATAAGCGGTATCAATCCATTAGCGTTATGATTCAAGATGTCTTTGCCAACATTTGGGAACTTTGA
- the ftsY gene encoding signal recognition particle-docking protein FtsY: MAGFFAKLKEGLTKTRQNFVGKVEEVFTGRKKIDEELYEELEEVLITSDVGVNTSFELVERLRKEVKQRKISDPNELTGVLQELIAELLGEETGIAFAKQGPSIILVVGVNGVGKTTTIGKLANWLKKDGKRVLLAAGDTFRAAAIDQLEVWGERSGAEVIKQREGADPAAVAYDAVQAAKSRNVDVVIVDTAGRLHNKVNLMEELRKVKRVMEREIPGAPHEVLLVLDATTGQNALQQAKLFQEVAGVTGIVLTKLDGTAKGGVVIGIQGETRIPVKWIGIGEGMEDLRPFVPEDFAAALFGKQDKEESF; the protein is encoded by the coding sequence ATGGCAGGTTTTTTTGCAAAGTTGAAAGAAGGCCTTACCAAAACTCGACAAAATTTTGTGGGAAAAGTCGAGGAAGTTTTTACAGGCCGTAAGAAAATTGACGAAGAGTTATATGAAGAATTGGAAGAAGTGCTGATCACTTCCGACGTGGGGGTTAATACATCCTTTGAATTAGTGGAGCGGCTGCGCAAAGAAGTAAAACAGCGCAAAATATCGGATCCCAATGAGCTGACAGGGGTTCTGCAGGAATTGATTGCCGAATTATTGGGAGAGGAAACGGGTATTGCCTTTGCTAAGCAGGGCCCTAGTATTATCCTGGTAGTGGGGGTTAACGGAGTAGGCAAGACCACCACCATCGGCAAGCTGGCCAATTGGCTGAAAAAAGACGGCAAAAGGGTTTTATTGGCTGCCGGTGATACCTTTCGGGCGGCAGCTATTGATCAATTAGAAGTTTGGGGAGAACGGTCCGGGGCAGAAGTCATCAAACAGCGGGAAGGAGCTGACCCGGCAGCCGTAGCCTATGATGCTGTACAGGCCGCTAAGTCGCGGAATGTGGATGTGGTTATTGTCGATACGGCCGGACGCTTGCATAATAAGGTTAATTTAATGGAAGAATTGCGTAAAGTGAAACGAGTCATGGAGCGGGAAATTCCAGGGGCACCTCATGAGGTGCTGCTGGTACTGGATGCAACAACAGGTCAGAATGCTCTCCAACAAGCGAAACTTTTTCAGGAAGTGGCGGGGGTTACAGGGATTGTCCTAACGAAACTGGATGGGACAGCCAAAGGGGGCGTTGTGATCGGAATTCAAGGGGAGACCAGAATTCCTGTCAAATGGATCGGGATCGGAGAAGGTATGGAAGATTTACGTCCCTTTGTACCTGAGGATTTTGCAGCTGCACTATTTGGCAAGCAGGATAAGGAGGAGAGTTTCTAA
- the mtnP gene encoding S-methyl-5'-thioadenosine phosphorylase, with product MDYALIGGTGLEHFSLTEQSVVSVETPYGEVKAVIGKLAGQELVFMSRHGQNHAVPPHLVNYRGIIWALGELGVRKILATAAVGSLSADYRLGDLVLIDQFLDFTKNRPQTFYDGGQQGVLHIDLTEPYCRDAQKVIIKAAKNLGLVVKNRACYVCTEGPRFETPAEIRMFRILGADVVGMTSVPEVVLARELGMCYATLGMVTNEAAGIADHPLSHAEVMKSMKELEIRVAQLIQATFELLTPDQKCLCASANAEVGKF from the coding sequence ATCGATTATGCACTTATCGGGGGAACAGGACTGGAACATTTTTCTTTAACAGAACAAAGTGTTGTCTCTGTGGAAACTCCTTACGGAGAGGTTAAGGCTGTTATCGGGAAACTCGCCGGGCAAGAGCTGGTTTTTATGAGCCGTCATGGGCAGAACCATGCTGTTCCTCCTCACCTGGTTAACTACCGGGGGATTATTTGGGCCCTGGGGGAACTGGGGGTACGAAAAATTTTGGCCACTGCGGCGGTAGGTTCCTTGTCGGCAGATTACCGGTTAGGGGATCTGGTGCTGATCGATCAATTTTTGGATTTTACAAAGAATCGGCCGCAAACTTTTTATGACGGAGGTCAACAAGGAGTATTGCATATTGACTTAACCGAGCCTTATTGCAGGGATGCGCAAAAGGTGATTATAAAGGCTGCCAAAAATCTGGGACTTGTGGTTAAGAACAGAGCATGTTATGTTTGTACAGAAGGACCTCGCTTTGAGACTCCTGCTGAGATTCGAATGTTTCGAATTCTGGGTGCTGATGTGGTAGGGATGACAAGTGTTCCTGAAGTGGTTTTGGCCCGGGAACTGGGTATGTGTTATGCCACCTTGGGAATGGTTACCAACGAAGCAGCAGGGATTGCTGACCATCCCCTCAGCCATGCGGAAGTTATGAAGAGTATGAAGGAACTGGAGATACGCGTTGCACAACTCATTCAAGCAACCTTTGAATTATTGACTCCTGATCAAAAATGTCTATGTGCCTCGGCAAATGCTGAAGTCGGTAAATTTTAG
- the trmD gene encoding tRNA (guanosine(37)-N1)-methyltransferase TrmD: MKITVLTLFPEMFVPLQESILKRAQAAGHLEVKLVNFRDYALSKHKNVDDVPYGGGAGMLLKPEPIYAAMRDLPLAQRKRKVILISPQGQVFRQEKAKEWSAEEELVFICGHYEGFDERIRNLADEEASLGDYVLTGGELAAMVMIDAVARLIPGVLGEEASAEEDSHSIGLLEYPQYTRPADFEGHKVPEVLLSGHHAQIKRWRRKESLRRTFLRRPDLVSNIFFEADDYPLLEELRLEHEEISRWQDKWKHLCPPPKRRRRSSQKPT, from the coding sequence ATGAAAATTACGGTTTTAACCCTATTCCCTGAGATGTTTGTACCGCTGCAGGAGAGCATTCTCAAGCGTGCCCAAGCAGCAGGCCACCTAGAGGTCAAATTGGTGAATTTCAGGGATTACGCCCTTAGTAAACACAAAAATGTGGATGATGTGCCCTATGGAGGGGGAGCCGGCATGCTTTTAAAGCCGGAACCTATTTACGCAGCTATGAGGGATTTGCCTCTTGCACAAAGGAAGAGGAAGGTTATTCTCATATCTCCCCAGGGGCAGGTTTTCCGCCAGGAAAAGGCAAAAGAATGGTCAGCGGAAGAAGAGCTGGTTTTCATCTGCGGGCATTATGAAGGATTCGATGAGCGAATCCGGAACTTAGCCGATGAGGAAGCTTCTCTTGGCGATTATGTCTTGACAGGCGGGGAATTGGCAGCAATGGTTATGATAGATGCTGTGGCTCGTCTCATTCCCGGCGTTCTTGGCGAAGAAGCTTCAGCAGAGGAGGACTCTCACAGCATAGGCCTTTTAGAATATCCTCAGTATACCCGCCCCGCGGATTTTGAGGGGCATAAGGTGCCGGAAGTTTTGTTGTCCGGACATCACGCTCAAATAAAGCGTTGGCGAAGAAAAGAATCCCTGCGGCGGACTTTCTTAAGACGCCCGGATTTAGTGAGTAACATCTTTTTTGAAGCAGATGACTATCCCCTTTTAGAAGAACTGCGTCTGGAGCATGAGGAAATCTCC
- the rpsP gene encoding 30S ribosomal protein S16, translating into MAAKIRLCRMGAKKSPFYRMVVADSRAPRDGRFIEQIGYYDPTKSPVVLNIDEEKAMKWLSTGAQPSSTAKSLLSQAGIMTKFHESKN; encoded by the coding sequence ATGGCTGCAAAAATTCGTCTGTGCCGCATGGGTGCTAAAAAAAGTCCTTTCTATCGTATGGTAGTTGCTGACTCAAGAGCTCCTCGTGATGGTCGTTTCATTGAACAAATCGGCTATTATGACCCGACTAAAAGCCCTGTCGTTCTAAACATTGACGAGGAAAAGGCTATGAAATGGTTATCAACAGGTGCTCAGCCTTCAAGTACTGCCAAGTCTTTGCTGAGTCAAGCTGGTATCATGACCAAATTCCACGAGTCCAAGAACTAA
- the ffh gene encoding signal recognition particle protein, giving the protein MFQGLSEKLQETFKRLKGKGKLKEEDVNEAMREVRVALLEADVNFKVVKDFVAKVKERCIGQEVLESLSPAQQVIKIVHEEMIELMGGASGKILIASKPPTVILLLGLQGAGKTTHAAKLANMLKKQGKHPLLVACDIYRPAAIKQLQVLGEQIKVPVFSMGHEDPTKIAQASIVHANQNGQDVVIIDTAGRLHINEELMTELREIKSAVKPHEILLVVDAMTGQDAVNVAQSFHSELGLDGVILTKLDGDTRGGGALSIKAVTGCTIKFVGIGEKMDAIEAFHPDRMASRILGMGDVLTLIEKAQESFDQKKAKEMEEKLRKHEFTLDDFLDQMQQMKKMGPLSSILEMIPGVGKQLKDVQIDEKDTARVEAIIRSMTKEERRKPVIIKDSRKKRIAKGSGTSVQDVGRLIKQFEQMQKMMKQFSNPGAMGMFGGGKKGKKGKKPKFPFPTV; this is encoded by the coding sequence ATGTTTCAAGGACTAAGCGAAAAACTCCAAGAAACATTTAAGCGGCTAAAAGGAAAAGGAAAGTTAAAGGAAGAGGATGTTAATGAGGCCATGCGTGAAGTGCGCGTTGCCTTGTTGGAAGCGGACGTTAACTTTAAAGTAGTCAAGGATTTTGTTGCCAAAGTCAAGGAACGATGCATTGGCCAAGAAGTCCTGGAATCTCTTTCGCCGGCACAGCAGGTTATTAAGATCGTTCATGAAGAAATGATCGAACTTATGGGCGGCGCATCCGGCAAAATCCTCATTGCTTCTAAACCGCCGACGGTGATTCTGTTGTTAGGGCTGCAAGGGGCAGGTAAAACAACACATGCTGCCAAGCTGGCAAATATGTTAAAGAAGCAAGGAAAACATCCTTTGCTCGTGGCCTGTGATATCTATCGCCCTGCGGCCATCAAGCAGCTGCAAGTTTTAGGCGAGCAAATTAAAGTTCCGGTCTTTTCCATGGGTCATGAGGATCCTACCAAGATTGCCCAGGCTAGTATAGTGCATGCTAATCAAAACGGGCAAGATGTGGTGATCATTGACACTGCCGGGCGTTTGCATATTAATGAAGAGTTAATGACTGAACTTCGTGAGATCAAGAGTGCAGTCAAGCCCCACGAGATTTTACTGGTTGTGGATGCTATGACAGGTCAGGATGCTGTGAATGTAGCCCAGTCTTTTCACAGTGAGTTAGGCCTGGATGGAGTTATCCTCACCAAGCTGGATGGGGATACCCGTGGGGGCGGAGCCCTGTCCATTAAGGCTGTGACCGGGTGTACCATCAAATTTGTTGGAATCGGAGAAAAGATGGACGCCATCGAGGCTTTCCATCCAGATCGTATGGCTTCCCGGATATTGGGGATGGGGGATGTTCTGACCCTTATTGAAAAGGCCCAGGAATCCTTTGATCAAAAAAAAGCCAAAGAAATGGAAGAAAAGCTGCGCAAACATGAGTTTACTCTTGATGATTTCTTGGATCAAATGCAGCAAATGAAGAAGATGGGTCCTTTATCTTCAATTTTAGAAATGATACCTGGCGTGGGCAAACAATTAAAAGATGTTCAAATTGATGAAAAGGATACTGCCCGGGTTGAAGCCATCATCCGCTCTATGACGAAAGAAGAACGCCGTAAACCGGTGATTATTAAAGACTCCCGCAAAAAGCGGATTGCCAAAGGCAGCGGGACATCCGTTCAGGATGTGGGCCGCTTAATCAAGCAATTTGAACAGATGCAAAAAATGATGAAGCAATTCTCTAACCCTGGTGCTATGGGAATGTTTGGAGGCGGGAAAAAAGGCAAAAAAGGCAAGAAGCCTAAATTCCCTTTCCCAACGGTATAA
- the mtnA gene encoding S-methyl-5-thioribose-1-phosphate isomerase, with the protein MKSIEWLGDALRILNQSKLPAEIVYRDAVSYESVAEAIENMEVRGAPAIGAAVAYGFVLGALEYQGDLDGLPAFMERVQARLAETRPTAVNLFWALRRMEDRLRECWDMDDIEDVRKVLIEEAGRIAEDDRRMNRLIGEQGKEIIPEKANILTHCNAGALATVEYGTALGVIRAAHEAGKKIHVYADETRPLLQGARLTALELIEENISVTLIADNMAGYLMQQGKVDLVIVGADRIAANGDTANKIGTYSVAVLAHAHGIPFYVAAPTSTIDLKVATGQEIPIEERPAKEMRECFGVPVAPEGVQVYNPAFDVTPAKYITGIITEKGIVSAPYSVNLLKLMVRS; encoded by the coding sequence TTGAAATCCATCGAATGGCTCGGGGATGCTTTGCGTATATTAAATCAGAGCAAACTTCCGGCAGAGATTGTCTATCGGGATGCAGTGTCTTATGAGAGTGTAGCAGAAGCTATTGAAAACATGGAAGTTCGTGGAGCACCGGCAATAGGAGCAGCTGTTGCTTATGGATTTGTGTTAGGAGCATTAGAGTACCAAGGAGACCTGGACGGATTGCCCGCATTTATGGAACGGGTACAAGCTAGATTGGCCGAGACTCGCCCCACGGCAGTCAACTTGTTTTGGGCGCTGCGGCGGATGGAAGACCGTTTGCGCGAATGCTGGGATATGGATGACATAGAGGATGTACGTAAAGTTTTGATTGAAGAGGCGGGCAGAATTGCTGAAGATGACCGCCGCATGAATCGACTTATTGGTGAGCAGGGAAAAGAGATAATCCCGGAAAAAGCGAATATTCTTACCCACTGTAATGCAGGAGCGTTAGCTACCGTGGAATATGGGACTGCCTTGGGGGTTATTCGGGCTGCCCATGAAGCAGGGAAAAAGATTCATGTTTATGCCGATGAAACTCGTCCCTTATTGCAAGGGGCTCGCCTGACTGCTTTGGAACTCATCGAAGAGAATATTTCCGTGACTTTAATCGCGGATAATATGGCAGGATATCTAATGCAGCAGGGGAAGGTTGATCTTGTAATTGTCGGAGCAGACCGAATCGCGGCTAATGGAGATACCGCCAACAAAATCGGAACCTATTCCGTGGCCGTTTTAGCCCACGCTCATGGTATTCCTTTTTATGTGGCGGCACCCACGTCCACCATTGATTTAAAAGTTGCCACCGGTCAGGAAATTCCCATTGAAGAACGTCCGGCTAAAGAGATGCGGGAGTGTTTTGGAGTACCTGTTGCTCCTGAGGGAGTTCAGGTTTATAATCCTGCCTTTGATGTAACACCGGCTAAGTATATTACCGGAATTATTACGGAAAAGGGGATTGTGTCTGCGCCTTATTCTGTGAATTTGCTTAAGCTGATGGTGCGGTCTTAA
- a CDS encoding KH domain-containing protein gives MKELVEILAKALVDQTDQVLVVQTETEKSVHLQLTVAPEDMGKVIGKQGKIANAIRTLVKAAAVKDGRRVHMDIDQ, from the coding sequence GTGAAGGAACTTGTAGAAATCCTCGCGAAAGCGTTAGTGGATCAAACAGACCAGGTTCTTGTTGTTCAGACTGAGACAGAAAAAAGCGTTCACCTGCAGCTGACTGTCGCTCCTGAAGATATGGGTAAAGTTATCGGCAAACAAGGTAAGATCGCTAATGCTATTCGTACGCTGGTTAAAGCGGCAGCCGTCAAGGATGGGCGCCGGGTTCATATGGACATTGATCAATAA
- the rimM gene encoding ribosome maturation factor RimM (Essential for efficient processing of 16S rRNA) — protein MDEVLIGEVLRPHGLGGELRVYPVTDDPGRFLKLQEVILRRGKANQHFKVLKARLQKDCVLLAVEGIHTLDQAENYRGWEVCIDRSEVPPLAEGWYYFELEGMQVYEKGILLGTLTQVLETGSNDVYVVKRDREELCIPALKSVVKHVDVPGRRMDVILPPGLRD, from the coding sequence ATGGACGAAGTATTGATTGGAGAAGTTTTGCGTCCCCATGGGCTTGGCGGGGAGCTGAGAGTCTATCCTGTGACCGACGACCCTGGCCGCTTTCTGAAACTGCAGGAAGTTATATTGCGGCGCGGCAAGGCTAATCAACACTTTAAAGTCCTGAAAGCCAGGCTGCAAAAGGACTGTGTGTTACTTGCTGTGGAAGGCATCCACACTCTTGATCAGGCAGAAAACTATCGGGGCTGGGAGGTTTGCATCGACCGCTCGGAAGTGCCTCCTCTGGCAGAAGGATGGTATTATTTTGAACTTGAAGGAATGCAGGTTTATGAAAAAGGTATCTTGTTGGGAACTCTGACCCAAGTATTAGAAACCGGGTCCAATGATGTTTATGTTGTAAAAAGGGACCGGGAGGAATTGTGCATACCCGCTCTTAAAAGTGTGGTTAAGCATGTGGATGTTCCCGGCCGGCGCATGGATGTGATACTTCCCCCCGGGCTGCGGGACTAG